CCCGGCATCGCCACGCTGGCGCGCTGCCACGACGTGCCCGTCTCCGACCTCGAGGGCCTGACCCGGCTGGCGCAGGAGCTGGCCGTCGACCTCGTGGTCGTCGGGCCGGAGGCGCCGCTCGTCGCCGGCCTCGCGAACCGGCTGGCCGACGCAGGCATCGGCGTGTTCGGGCCGTCCGCCGCCGCCGCCCAGATGGAGGGCTCGAAGGCGTTTGCCAAGAGCGTGATGGACGCGGCGGGCGTGCCCACCGCGCGCTTCACGATCTGCGACACGGTGTCGGCGGCGCACGCCGCGATCGCCGAGGCCGACGGCGACGTCGTCGTCAAGGCCGACGGCCTCGCCGCGGGCAAGGGCGTCGTGGTCTGCTCGTCCACGACCGAGGCCCACGCCGCCGTGGCGGCGGCGCTCGTCGACGGCCGTTTCGGCGCGTCCGGCCGGCGGGTGCTGATCGAGGAGCGGCTCGAGGGCGAGGAGCTCTCGCTGCTCGCGCTGTGCGACGGCGAGAACGTCGTCCCGCTCGCGCCCGCCCGCGACTACAAGCGCGTGGGCGACGGCGACGCCGGCCCAAACACCGGCGGCATGGGCTCGATCTCGCCCGTTCCCGGGATCGATTCCGACATGGTCGCCGACATCCTTGCGCGCGTGCACCGGCCCGTGGTCAACGAACTCGCCCGGCGCGGGGCGCCCTACCGCGGCTGTCTCTACGCCGGCCTGATCCTGACCGCCGACGGCCCCAAGGTGATCGAGTTCAACGCCCGCTTCGGCGACCCCGAGACGCAGGCGATCCTGCCGCGCACCGGAGGCGACCTGCTGGCCCTGCTGGCCCGCTCGGCGGCCGGCAGCCTCGCCGGGTGCGAGATCGAGACGGTCGAGCCGGCGTGCGTCAGCGTCGTCCTGGCCTCGCGGGGGTATCCGGACTCCCCCGAGGTGGGCGACCTGATCTCCGGGATCGACGACGCGGAGGAGATCGAGGGCGTGACCGTCTTCCACGCCGGCACCGCGACGCGCGGCGACGGCGTCCAGACCTCCGGCGGGCGCGTACTCAACGTGACGGCCGTCGGGCCTGACTTCCATACCGCCCGCCGGCGCGCCTATCTCGGCGTCGACGCGATCCGGATCGCGGGGGCCCACCATCGCAGCGACATCGGCCTCGCCGCGCAGAACGCGGAGCACGTACATGCCTGAGCAACCCACTCCCGCGCCCGAGGTCAAGCACCTGTGGGCGGAGCTCGAGTCCACCGGCCCCCAGGTCGGCATCCTCATGGGCTCGGAATCCGACCGTGAGGTCATGGAGGCCGCCGCGAAGGAGCTCGAGGAGCGCGGCATCTCGTTCGAGATGCAGGCCCTCTCGGCCCACCGCGATCCCCGCGGCGTCGCCGAGTACTCGTCGACCGCCGCCCTGCGCGGCGTGCGGGTGATCATCGCCGGCGCGGGCAAGGCCGCCGCCCTCCCGGGCGTCGTCGCGGCCTACACCGAGCTGCCCGTGATCGGCGTGCCCATCAGGACGTCCGACCTGGGCGGGATGGATTCGCTGCTCTCGATCGTCCAGATGCCCCCGGGCGTCCCCGTCGCCTGCATGGCGATCAACGGCGCCCGCAACGCCGCCATCTTCGCGGCCAAAATTCTCGCCCAGGGCGCCCCACCCCCTGCCGAGTTCTAGTTACGTCCACGGCAGGCGAGCCCAGCCTGGCGGCCGTTCCCGCCGGAACGGCTCGACCGTCGCGTAGGCCCGTCTCCAATCCGAGGTCTCCGCGAACCCGTGCTCGGTCCACGGGGAACAGTGGCAGAAGTCCCGAGGGCCGCAGGCGGCGCTCCTCGTTCTCGACGAGCAGCGTCCACTGCCTCGGCCCCAGGCGCGCCGCCGCCGGCGGAGTCCGTGATACCTCCGCCGGCGAGGATGCGCTGGGCCGCTAGCTCGACAGGACGAACATGCCGCGCCCGGCCCACGTCTGGCCGTCGCCCTTGGCCGGGCCGCTGACGAGCACCTGGGTGCCCGGAACGGGCTTGCCGCCGGCGAAGTTGATCGACCACAGGTTCTGCTGCTGGTTTCCGCCGACTCCCGTGGTGAGGACGTAGTAGATCTTGCCGTTGGCCATGGTCATCTGGGACGCGGTGTTCCAGGTGAGGCCGTCGCCGTTGCCGGAGATCGTGAACGTCTGCGTCCCGACGATGTTGTCCTCGGGCTCGAAGTAGCGGTAGTACATGTGCGTGTCGCCGGAGACGGTGTAGTACAGCCGCTCCGTCGTCGGGTCGAAGAACATCCCGGTCAGGTTGGCGATCGGGAACTGCGCCGACGTCAGCCCGTACAGATTCACCGTCGTGGCGGCGCCGAAGGTGGTGCCGTCGAACGTGCGGGCGAGGAACGTGCCGTTGCTCTGACCCGTGTAGAGCGTCGATCCGATCATGAACGCCCCGCGCACCTGCGAGAAGTCGATGCCGGTGCCGGACAGGGTCGTCTGCGTCCCGGCGGACGTCCCGGTGAAGCTGCGGTGGGTCGGGTTGGTGCCGACGCCGAGCGTCCACAGGTCGCCGGGGAGCGTGCCGATGTTCCAGGTCGGGATGGACTCGCCCCCGGCCTGCGGCATGAGCGCGATGCGGTTGCGGATGAGGCCGTCGATGTAGGCCGTGTCGCTCCCGACCCACAGGCCGTCCTGGGTGGCGAGCAGCGCCCACACGCCGGAGCCGCGCGGGTTGCGGCCGGGGTTCCACGAGAACGGCATGCCGTTCACCGGGTCGAGGGCGGCGATGCCCATGCGGGGTACGGCGCCCGGGCCGGCGGAGTCGCCCGCCAGCGGATTGTTCTCCCAGCGCTGGTGGCCGCCCGCGTAGACGGCGGTGCCGGTGACGGCGACCTGCGTGATGCTGTCGCCGCCGCTGTAGTCCGCCCAGGTGGGCAGCTGGCCGGGGCCGCTCGTGTTGCCCTCCCAGCGCGAGACCGAGTCGCACAGCACCCCTGCGCCCGGGCCGCCGAAGTAGGCGCCGGTGTCGCCGACGATGAAGTAGCTGCCGTCGGGCGCCCACTTGACGTCGCGGATGTACGTGTCGAAGTGGCTCGAGCAGGCCGGCTTGAACGAGTTCGTCTGCCAGCTCGAGACGGACACGGGCGTCGTGGTCAGGTCGAGGACGGCGATCTGGGCGCGGTCGAGCCCGTCGGCCGTCAGAAACGTGCCGGTGGCGACGAGCTTGGTGCCGTCGGGCGAGATGTCGAAGTGGGCCACGCGCAGGGTGCCCGCGCGCTTCGTGGCGAAGTTCACGTTGACGTTCGGGTCGAGCGCGCCCGTATTCACGTCGAGGGCCGCGAGCCGGCCGCGGGCGACGCCGTCGATCGACGAGAAGGCCCCGCCGATGTACAGGTCGTTGCCGAGCACCTGCGAGTCCTCGACCCAGCTCCCCACCGACACCACGCCCTTCCAGCTCGTGTCGATCGAGCCGTCGGCCAGGTTCAGCTTGACGATGCGCTTCGCCGCCACCCCGTTCACGGTCGAGAACTCGCCCCCGACGAACACGGCCTGGCCGCCCGGAGCGACCGAGATCGTGCTGACCTCGCCGCCCTCGATGTCGGGCATGAAGCTCGTATCGATCGCGCCGGTCTGCGAGTCGAAGGCCACGATCTCGTGCACCGTCGTGACGGTCGTGTCGTTCTTCCCCTTGACGCCCGTGAAGGTGCCGCCGACGACCATCAGGTTGCCGGCCTGGGCGACGGCATTGACCTGGCCGTCCTGGATGTTCGGTGTGAACTTGGCGGGCGTCGCGGAGACGACGACGGACTGGGCCGCGTCGGTCGCCTCGGCCGCCGGGACGGCGGAGAGCGCAGCAAGGATCAGGAGGGCCGGGAGCCCGGCGCGGAATAGGCGAAACATGCGGTTACCTCGGCTTTTAACCGTGGACGGGGGTCAGTCGATGGTACGAGATAACCCGTAAACCAGGAAGCCCCTCAATCGGGTGAAGTTCCGCTGCCCGGCCCACCCGGTCCGGGGGTGCGACCCGGCGGGTGACCGCCACACCCTCCTGTAGACTGACCTCGGCCGCCCTCTCCGACCGAAGGTAGCGACTCCGGCTTGATCTCTCGCTATACCCGCCCCGCCATCGGCGCCGTGTGGTCGGACGAGCGCAAGTTCCAGCGGTGGCTGGACGTGGAGATCGCAGCGATGGCCGCCTGGGCCGAGCTGGGCGTCGTCCCGCTCGAAGCCGTCGAGGCCGTCCGCGCGAGGGCCCGCGTCGATGTCGCCCGGATCTCGGAGATCGAGGGCCGTACCCACCACGACGTGCTCGCCTTCACCGAGTCGGTGGCCGAGCTCGTCGGCGAGCAGAGCCGCTGGTTCCACTACGGGCTGACGTCGTCCGACGTCGTCGACACCGCCCTCGCGCTGCAGCTGCGCGACGCGGGCGAGCTCCTGCTGGCCGGCGTCGAGGCGGTCGAGCAGGCCGCCGCCGTCCGCGCGGAGGAGTTCCGCCACACGCCGGTGATCGGCCGCACCCACGGCGTCCACGCCGAGCCGACCACGTTCGGGCTCAAGCTGCTCGGCTGGGTGACCGAGATGCGCCGCCAGCGCGAGCGGCTCGCGACCGCCTTCGCCGGCGTCCGGGTTGGAAAGCTTTCCGGCGCCGTGGGCGCATACGCCAACTCCGACCCGCGCATGGAGGCACTGGCGCTTGCGGAGCTCGGCCTCGAGCGCGAGGACGTCGCCACCCAGGTGGTGCCGCGCGACCGCCACGCCGCGCTGCTCTCGGCGATCGCCGGGGCGGGCGCGTCGCTCGAGCGGTTCGCCGTCGAGGTGCGCCACCTCCAGCGGACGGAGGTGCGCGAGGCGCTCGAGCCGTTCGCCGCCGGCCAGAAGGGCTCCTCGGCGATGCCGCACAAGCGCAACCCGATCGTCTGCGAGCGCATCACCGGCCTCGCCCGGGTGCTGCGCGCGAACGCGGGCGTCGGCCTCGAGGACGTCGCCCTCTGGCACGAGCGCGACATCTCCCACTCGTCCGCCGAGCGTGTCGTTCTGCCCGACTCGACGATCGCGCTCGACTACATGCTCGACCGCTCGCGCTGGCTGATCGAGGGCCTCGCCGTCGACCCGGAGCGGATGCTGCGAAACCTCGAGGCATCGCACGGCCTCGTCTTCTCCGGCCGGGCCCTCCTGCGCATGGTCGAGGCGGGCATCAGCCGCGAGCGCGCCTACGAGATCGTCCAGCGCAACGCCATGGCGGCCTGGGACCGCGAGGTGCCGCTGCGCGGGCTGCTCGAGGCCGACCCCGAGGTGGCCGGCGTCCTCGATGCCGCCGAGCTCGACGCGATCTTCGACCTCGACGCCCTCCTCGTCCACGTGGACGAGATCTTCGACCGCACCCTACGCCGCCCGGAGGTGGCCCATGCCTGACACCCTGTCCCAGCTGCACGAGGCCTCCGGGAAGGTCCGCGAGCTCTACGGCTTCGGAGACCGCCTGCTGCTCGTCGCGTCCGACCGCATCTCGGCGTTCGACGTCGTGCTGCCGACGGCCATCCCGGACAAGGGCCGGGTGCTGACCGGGCTCTCGCGGTTCTGGTTCGAGCGCACCCGCGGGCTCGTGCGCAACCACATGCTGAGCGTGAGCGTGGCGGATTTCCCCGAGGAGGCGCGGGGCGCCCCCGACCTGGCCGGCCGGACGATGCTCGCCAAGCGCCTGCAGATGCTGCCGATCGAGTGCGTCGTGCGCGGCTACCTGGTCGGCTCGGGCTGGAAGGACTATCGCGCCACCGGGTCGGTGTGCGGCCACGCCCTCCCGACCGGCCTGCGCGAGGCCGACAAGCTGCCCGAGCCCCTGTTCACGCCGTCCACGAAGGCGACCGAGGGCCACGACACGAACATCGATCGCGCCGGCGGCATCGCCCTGGTCGGCGAGGAGCGCTTCGACGAGATCGAGCGGATCTCGATCGAGCTCTACCGCACGGCCGCCGACTACGCGCTCGAGCGCGGCATCATCATCGCCGACACGAAGTTCGAGTTCGGCGTCGACGAGCAGGACCGGATCGTCATCGGCGACGAGGTGCTGACGCCCGACTCGTCCCGGTTCTGGCCGGTCGACGAGTACGCGCCGGGCGGCTCGCCGCCCTCCTACGACAAGCAGTACGTGCGCGACTGGCTCGAGACGCTCGACTGGGACAAGACCCCTCCGGGCCCAGAGATCCCGGCGAACGTCGTCGAGGGCACCCGCGCCCGCTACGTCGAGGCCTACGAGCGCCTCACCGGCGAGCCGTTCCAGACCTACCTCGACGAGACGGGGAGCGGCTCGTGAAGGTGACGGTCACGGTACGGCCCCGCGCCGGCATCCTCGACCCCCAGGGCGAGGCGGTGCGGCGCTCGCTGCAGGGCCTCGGCTACGCGGTATCCGACGTCCGGGCGGGGAAGGTGTTCGACCTCGACCTGGACGTGGGCGACGCGCGCGAGGCGATGAAGGTCGCCGGCCGGATCGCCGAGCAGGTGCTCTCGAACCCGCTGATCGAGGAGTTCGACGTCGCCGTCCAGGAGCCCGCAGTCGTATGACTGTTCGCGTCGCGGTGCTCGCCTTCCCGGGGTCGTGCGACGACCGCGACGCGCTGCGGGCGGTCGAGCTCATGGGCGCCGGGCCCGTGCGGGTCTGGCACGCCGACTCCGACCTCGGCGGCGCCGCGGCGGTGATCGTGCCGGGCGGCTTCAGCTACGGCGACTACCTGCGTCCGGGGGCGCTGGCCGCGCTCTCGCCGGCGATGGGGGCGGTGCGCGAGCACGCTGCGGCCGGCGGGCCGGTGCTCGGCATCTGCAACGGGTTCCAGGTGCTGACCGAGGCCCGGCTCCTGCCCGGCGTGCTGCGGCCGAACGCGCACCTCCAGTTCCGCTTCCAGGACGTGGGCCTGCGCGTCCAGCGCGAGTCGGCCTGGCTGCCAGGGACGGTGGCCGGCGACACGCTCGACATCCCCGTGAAGCACCACGACGGCTGCTACTTCGTCACGCCCGGCCAGCTGGAGGAGCTCGACGCCGCCGGCCAGGTGCTGCTGCGCTACGTCCGCAACCCGAACGGCTCGGTGGAGTCGATCGCCTGCGTCACGAACGCCGCGGGCAACGTGGCCGGGCTCATGCCCCATCCCGAGCATGCCGTCGATCCGCTGCTCGGGTCGGCCGACGGGCGCATCCTGCTGCAGGGGCTCATCGACCAGGCCGTCGCCGTCGAGGCGGTGGCATAGGGTGTCGGTGTGAGCACGATCGAGTCGACACCGTCGCTGCACCGGTCGCTGGGCCTGACGGACGCGGAGTTCGAGCGCATCGCCGAGCTGCTCGAGCGGGCGCCGAACGACTTCGAGCTGGCGGTCTTCTCGCTGCTCTGGAGCGAGCACTGCGCCTACAAGCACTCCCGCCGCCTGCTGGCGGCCTTCCCGACGACGGGCGAGCGGGTGCTGCAGGGGCCGGGCGAGAACGCCGGGGTGATCGACGTGGGCGACGGCCTGGCCGTGGCGCTCAAGGTCGAGAGCCACAACCACCCGTCCGCCGTCGAGCCGTTCCAGGGCGCGGCCACCGGCGTCGGCGGGATCCTGCGTGACATCTTCGCGATGGGCGCCCGCCCGATCGCGATCCTCGATTCGCTCCGCTTCGGCGAGCTCGACTCCGAGCGCCAGCGCCACCTCTTCGCCCGCGTTGTCGAGGGCGTCGGCCACTACGGCAACTGCGTCGGCGTCGCGAACGTCGGCGGCGAGGTCGAGTTCGAGCCCGCCTACGAGAACAACTGCCTCGTGAATGCGATGTGCATCGGTGTGCTCCCGGCCGACCGGCTCCAGTCCGCCGGCGCCGCCGGGCCGGGCAACCTGCTCGTCCTGTACGGGTCGAAGACCGGCCGCGACGGCATCGGCGGCGCCAGCGTGCTCGCGTCGCAGGGCTTCGAGGAGGGCTCCGAGGCCAAGCGCCCGAGCGTCCAGATCGGCGACCCGTTCACCGGCAAGAAGCTGATCGAGTGCACCCTCGAGCTGCTCGACCAGGGTCTGATCGTCTCGCTCCAGGATCTCGGCGCCGCCGGGCTGGCCTCGTCGACGTCGGAGATGGCCTCCGCGGGCGGCGTCGGCCTCGACGTCGACCTCTCCGCCGTGCCGGTGCGCGAGGAGGGGATGGAGCCGTTCGAGATCATGATCTCCGAGTCGCAGGAGCGGATGGCGGCGATCGTGGAGCCGGCCTCGTGGGAGGCGATGGCGGCGGTCTGCCGGCGCTGGGAGGTCGACGCGACGGTCATCGGCGAGGTCACCGAGACCGGCCGCCTGCGCGCGTTTCATTCCGGCGAGCTGGTCGGCGACATCCCGGTCGAGACGCTCACCGAGCGCGCGCCCCGCTACGACGTCGAGCGGGAGCGGCCGGCCCGCCTGGTCGACTTGCCCTCGGGCGCCGGCGAGGATCCGGGCACGCCCCCCGAGGCGGCGCTGCGCGCGCTGCTGGCCGCGCCGGGCGTCGCCAGCCGGCGCTGGGTGACCCGCCAGTACGACCAGCTGGTCGGCTCCGGCACGGTCGTGCGCCCCGGCGGCGACGCGGCCGTCGTCCGCCTCACGCCGTCCGACCGCGCCATCGCCGTCTCGCTCGACGGGAACGGCCGCCGCACCTGGCTCGATCCCCGCCGCGGCGGGATGAGCGCGGTGTGCGAGGCCGCCCGCAACGTCGCCTGCACCGGCGCCCGCCCGGCGGCGGTCACGAACTGCCTGAACTTCGCCAACCCCGAGCACGCCGAGGTCGGCTACGAGCTGGCCGAGGCGATCGGCGGGATGGCCGACGCCTGCCGCGCCCTGGGCCTGCCGGTGGTCTCCGGCAACGTCTCGCTCTACAACGAGCACGACGGCCGCCCGATTCCGCCGACGCCGGTGGTCGGCGTGGTCGGCGTCCTCGACCACGCCGAGCTGGCGGTGCGGGCCGCCTTCTGCGAGGAGGGCGACGTCGTCCTCCTGGCCGGCGTCGGCGCGAGCGCGCTCGACGGCTCCGACTACCAGAAGGTCGTCCTCGGCGAGACGGCCGGCCGCATCCCCGAGCCCGACCTCGAGGCCGAGCGGGCGCTGCACGCGTTCCTGGCCGCGGCCGCCGGGCGCAAGCTGCTTCGCAGCGCCCACGACGTCGGCGGCGGCGGCCTCGCCGTGGCGGTGGCCGAGTCGGCGATGGCCGGCGGCATCGGCGTCCGCGTCGAGGAGGCGCCGGACCTCTTCGGCGAAGGCGACGGGCGGGTCGTGATCTCGGCCCGGCGGGCCGACGTGCCCGCCCTTCGCAAGCTGTCCGGGCCGGTGCCGCTGAAGCGGATCGGGACGGTGGGCGGCGGCGAGATCGCCGTCGGCCCGGCCCGGATCGCGCTCGCCGAGGCGATCGACCTGTACGAGGGCGCGCTGCCGCGGATCATGGAGGGCGGCGCCTGATGTGCGGCGTCTTCGGCATGTATACGCCGGCCGGCGGACCCGACCGCGACGTCGCCCGCTCGACCTTCTTCGGCCTCTTCGCGCTGCAGCACCGGGGCCAGGAGAGCGCCGGCATCGCCGTCTCGGACGGCGCGCGGATCACCGCGATGAAGGACATGGGCCTCGTCAGCCAGGTGTTCGACGAGGCGCGCCTGTCCGGCCTCGAGGGCCACATCGCGATCGGCCACACCCGGTACTCGACCACCGGGTCGACGGTGTGGCAGAACGCCCAGCCGGTCGTCCGCCACGCCGGCGGGGGCACGATCGCCCTCGGCCACAACGGCAACCTGACGAACACCGCGGAGCTGCGCGAGCAGCTGCGGACGCGGCGGGTGCCGATGCGCTCGACCTCCGACACCGAGGTGATGGCGGCGCTGATCGCCGAGCACGAGTCGCCCGACCTGGGTGAGGCCGTCGCCGACGCGATGGCCCGGATCGAGGGCGCGTTCGCGGCGGTCGTCATGACCGAGCGCGGACTGGCCGGCTTCCGCGACCCGGACGGCATCCGCCCCCTGGTCGTCGGCCGGCTCGGAGACGCCTGGGTGCTCGCGTCCGAGTCGTGCGCGCTCGACCTGATCGGGGCGACGCTGGAGCGCGACCTCGAGCCGGGCGAGATGGTCGTGGTGGACGAGCGCGGCGCCCGCTTCCGCAGCCTCGGCGACCGGTCGGGATCGCTGTGCGTGTTCGAGTACATCTACTTCGCCCGGCCCGACTCGGTCATGCGCGGCAACGGCCTGCATGAGGTGCGGCGGCGGATGGGCGAGCGGCTGGCCGACGAGGCGCCGGTCGAGGCCGACGTTGTCATCGGCGTGCCCGACTCGGGGACGCCGGCCGCGGTCGGCTATGCCCGCCGCAGCGGCATCCCGTTCGGCGAGGGGCTCGTCAAGAACCGCTACGTCGGCCGCACGTTCATCCAGCCCGACCAGGCCCTGCGCGAACGGGGCGTGAAGCTCAAGTTCAACGCGCTGCGCTCGGTGCTCGAGGGCCGCCGGGTGGTCGTCGTCGACGACTCGATCGTGCGCGGCTCGACGACCCGCAAGCTGGTGCAGATGCTGTTCGAGGCGGGCGCCCGCGAGGTGCACCTGCGCGTGTCGTCGCCGCCGATCATCTCGCCCTGTTTCTACGGGATCGACATGGCCGACCAGGACGAGCTGCTCGCGGCCGGGCGCACCATCGAGGAGGTGCGCCGGCGGCTCGGTGCGACCTCGCTCGCCTACCTTTCGCTGGAGGGCCTCGAGGCCACCGCCGGGCCGGCTGAGGGCTTCTGCCGGGCGTGTCTGACGGGCGAGTACCCGACCGAGATCCCCGCCGACATGCGCCTCGCGAAGCTGCGCTTCGAGTCCGCGCCGGTGCCGGTGGAGATCCGGTGAGCGAGAGCGACGAGCCGCTCACCTACGCCGGCTCGGGGGTGAGCCTGAAGGCCGGCGACAAGGTCGTCGAGCGGATCCGGGCCGCCGTCACGTCGACCCACGGCCGCCAGGTGCTCGGCGGCCACGGCGGCTTCGCCGGGCTGTACACGCCGTCGGTGGGCGACCCACTGGTCGCGGCGGGCTGCGACGGGGTCGGGACGAAGGTGCTGCTCGGGCGGGCCGCCGGCCGCCACGCCGGGCTCGGAATCGACCTCGTGGCGATGAGCGTGAACGACGTGATCACGTCGGGGGCGCGGCCCGCGTTCTTCATGGACGTGATCACCTGCGGCCGCGTCGACGTCGACGTGGTGGCGGAGCTGGTCGAGGGCATCGCCGACGGCTGCCGCCAGGCGGGGTGCGCCCTGCTCGGCGGTGAGACCGCGGAGCACCCGGACATGATGAAGCCGGAGGAGTACGACCTGGCCGGCTTCTGCGTGGCACTGGCCGAGCGCCGCGAGCTCGTCTCCGGCAGCCGCGTCCGGGCGGGCGACGCCATCATCGGCCTCCCGTCGAGCGGCCCCCACTCGAACGGGTTCTCGCTCGTCCGCCGCCTGCTCGAGCGGGCGGGTCTCGGCCCGGCGGACGCTCCCGAGGGGCTGGGCGGGGCGACCGTGGCCGATGCGCTGCTCGAGCCGACCCGGATCTACGCCCGTCCGGTCGCGGAGCTGTGCCGCACCGTCGACGTGCGGGCGATGGCCCACATCACCGGCGGCGGCATCCCCGGCAACCTGGCCCGCCAGTTCCCCGGCGGCCTCGGGGCCGAGATCGACCTCGGGTCGTTCGAGCGCCCGGCCGTGTTCGGCTGGCTGGGCTCCCTCGGGGTCGAGGAGGACGAGCTGCGCCGGGTCTTCAACCTCGGACTCGGCTATGCCGCGGTCGTCGAAACCGACTCGGCGCCGGCGGCGCTCTCCGCCCTCGAGCGCGGCGGCTGCCCGGGCTTCCTCGCCGGGACGGTGGTGGAGGGGACGGGGGTGCGCTTCCGCTGAGGGTCGGCGTGCTCATCTCCGGGAGGGGCACGAATTTGCAGGCGCTGATCGACGCCCCCGACATCGACGTCGGCTGCGTCGTCTCGAGCCGGGCGGACGCGGCCGGCCGGGCGCGGGCCGCGGCGGCCGGGATCCCCTCCCTGACGACCGCCGACGAGGACGAGACGACCGCCTTCCTGTCCGCGCACGGCACCGACCTGGTGGTGCTCGCAGGCTACATGCGCATCCTCTCGGCGGGCTTCGTCGAGCGCTGGTCGGGCCGGATCCTGAACGTCCATCCCGCGCTGCTCCCGGCCTTTCCGGGCGCCCACGCGGTCGAGGACGCCGTCGCCCACGGCGTGAAATTGACCGGCGTCACCGTGCACCTGATCGACGCCGCCCACGTCGCCGCCGACACCGGCCCGATCGTCATGCAGGAGGCGCTGGCCGTTTCGTATGATGACACCGCCGCCGAGGTGACCGAGCGTCTTCACCGGATCGAGCACCGGCTCCTGCCGGAGGCGGTGCGGCTGTACGGGGCGGGCAAGATCCAGGTCGACGGACGGCGGGTGCGGGTGAGCGGATGAAGATCAGACGAGCCCTCATATCGGTCAGCGAGAAGAACGGCCTCTCCTCCCTCGCGCAGGGGCTGCACGAGCTCGGCGTCGAGCTGATTTCGACGTCCGGGACGGCGGCGTTCCTGGAGAGCGCGGGCGTGCCGGTGACGACGGTGGAGCAGCTGACCGGGTCGGCCGAGCTCCTCGGCGGCCGGGTGAAGACGCTGCACGCGTCGCTGCACGCGGCCATCCTGGCCCGGCGCGACCACGACGACGACATGGCCTCGCTCGAGGCCGCCGGGATCGAGCCGATCGACCTCGTCGTCTGCAACCTGTATCCGTTCCGCTCGGTGGCCGCGCGGCGCGGCGTCGCCGAGGCCGAGGTGATCGCGAACATCGACATCGGCGGCCCGACGATGGTGCGGGCCGCCGCGAAGAACTTCCACTCGGTCGGCGTCGTCACGGAGCCCGACCGGTACGGCTTCGTCCTCGGCGAGATGCGGGCCGGCGGCGGCGAGCTCTCGCTCGAC
This genomic interval from Gaiellales bacterium contains the following:
- the purN gene encoding phosphoribosylglycinamide formyltransferase; protein product: MLISGRGTNLQALIDAPDIDVGCVVSSRADAAGRARAAAAGIPSLTTADEDETTAFLSAHGTDLVVLAGYMRILSAGFVERWSGRILNVHPALLPAFPGAHAVEDAVAHGVKLTGVTVHLIDAAHVAADTGPIVMQEALAVSYDDTAAEVTERLHRIEHRLLPEAVRLYGAGKIQVDGRRVRVSG
- the purM gene encoding phosphoribosylformylglycinamidine cyclo-ligase, whose translation is MSESDEPLTYAGSGVSLKAGDKVVERIRAAVTSTHGRQVLGGHGGFAGLYTPSVGDPLVAAGCDGVGTKVLLGRAAGRHAGLGIDLVAMSVNDVITSGARPAFFMDVITCGRVDVDVVAELVEGIADGCRQAGCALLGGETAEHPDMMKPEEYDLAGFCVALAERRELVSGSRVRAGDAIIGLPSSGPHSNGFSLVRRLLERAGLGPADAPEGLGGATVADALLEPTRIYARPVAELCRTVDVRAMAHITGGGIPGNLARQFPGGLGAEIDLGSFERPAVFGWLGSLGVEEDELRRVFNLGLGYAAVVETDSAPAALSALERGGCPGFLAGTVVEGTGVRFR
- the purF gene encoding amidophosphoribosyltransferase, whose translation is MCGVFGMYTPAGGPDRDVARSTFFGLFALQHRGQESAGIAVSDGARITAMKDMGLVSQVFDEARLSGLEGHIAIGHTRYSTTGSTVWQNAQPVVRHAGGGTIALGHNGNLTNTAELREQLRTRRVPMRSTSDTEVMAALIAEHESPDLGEAVADAMARIEGAFAAVVMTERGLAGFRDPDGIRPLVVGRLGDAWVLASESCALDLIGATLERDLEPGEMVVVDERGARFRSLGDRSGSLCVFEYIYFARPDSVMRGNGLHEVRRRMGERLADEAPVEADVVIGVPDSGTPAAVGYARRSGIPFGEGLVKNRYVGRTFIQPDQALRERGVKLKFNALRSVLEGRRVVVVDDSIVRGSTTRKLVQMLFEAGAREVHLRVSSPPIISPCFYGIDMADQDELLAAGRTIEEVRRRLGATSLAYLSLEGLEATAGPAEGFCRACLTGEYPTEIPADMRLAKLRFESAPVPVEIR
- the purL gene encoding phosphoribosylformylglycinamidine synthase subunit PurL, which translates into the protein MSTIESTPSLHRSLGLTDAEFERIAELLERAPNDFELAVFSLLWSEHCAYKHSRRLLAAFPTTGERVLQGPGENAGVIDVGDGLAVALKVESHNHPSAVEPFQGAATGVGGILRDIFAMGARPIAILDSLRFGELDSERQRHLFARVVEGVGHYGNCVGVANVGGEVEFEPAYENNCLVNAMCIGVLPADRLQSAGAAGPGNLLVLYGSKTGRDGIGGASVLASQGFEEGSEAKRPSVQIGDPFTGKKLIECTLELLDQGLIVSLQDLGAAGLASSTSEMASAGGVGLDVDLSAVPVREEGMEPFEIMISESQERMAAIVEPASWEAMAAVCRRWEVDATVIGEVTETGRLRAFHSGELVGDIPVETLTERAPRYDVERERPARLVDLPSGAGEDPGTPPEAALRALLAAPGVASRRWVTRQYDQLVGSGTVVRPGGDAAVVRLTPSDRAIAVSLDGNGRRTWLDPRRGGMSAVCEAARNVACTGARPAAVTNCLNFANPEHAEVGYELAEAIGGMADACRALGLPVVSGNVSLYNEHDGRPIPPTPVVGVVGVLDHAELAVRAAFCEEGDVVLLAGVGASALDGSDYQKVVLGETAGRIPEPDLEAERALHAFLAAAAGRKLLRSAHDVGGGGLAVAVAESAMAGGIGVRVEEAPDLFGEGDGRVVISARRADVPALRKLSGPVPLKRIGTVGGGEIAVGPARIALAEAIDLYEGALPRIMEGGA